From Juglans regia cultivar Chandler chromosome 6, Walnut 2.0, whole genome shotgun sequence, the proteins below share one genomic window:
- the LOC109005582 gene encoding uncharacterized protein LOC109005582, translated as MANSMTVTMQNHRLPPPAAAATTPLSASSKHTVAFTTPPNYAARLSHLLTLKGYIPLWCPTVLVHPTPHLLLPYLSPPFLQPFSALAFTSRTAIHSFSAAAAAARLNHPLLSPQGDTFLIAALGKDAELIDSDVLAKFCHDPNRIRVLVPPTATPRGLVESLGEGNSRKILCLVPLVVGLEEPSVVPDFLRDLEANGWAPVRVNAYETRWAGPECAREVVERCESGALGALVFTSTAEVEGLLKSLREFGWTNLGELVSERCPEMVVAAHGPVTAAGAERLGVKVDVVSSRFDSFDGVVDALGLR; from the coding sequence ATGGCGAATTCGATGACCGTGACCATGCAAAATCATCGTCTTCCTCCTCCTGCTGCTGCTGCGACCACCCCACTGTCAGCCAGCAGCAAGCACACTGTCGCCTTCACCACGCCTCCAAACTACGCAGCTCGCCTCTCTCACCTCCTCACCCTCAAGGGCTACATTCCTCTTTGGTGTCCTACTGTTCTCGTCCATCCGACTCCACACCTCCTTCTTCCTTACCTATCTCCTCCCTTCCTCCAACCCTTCTCCGCACTTGCCTTCACCTCACGTACCGCTATCCACTCGTTCTCCGCCGCCGCCGCCGCAGCCCGTCTCAACCACCCTCTCCTTTCCCCTCAAGGTGACACCTTTCTCATCGCCGCTCTGGGCAAAGACGCGGAGCTCATCGACAGTGACGTCCTGGCGAAGTTCTGTCACGACCCCAATCGGATTAGAGTTTTGGTCCCGCCGACCGCGACACCTAGAGGTCTGGTGGAATCGCTTGGGGAAGGGAACAGTCGGAAGATTCTGTGTCTGGTCCCACTCGTGGTGGGTCTGGAAGAGCCTTCCGTGGTCCCTGACTTTCTCCGGGACCTGGAGGCAAATGGGTGGGCTCCGGTCAGGGTAAACGCTTACGAGACGCGCTGGGCGGGGCCGGAGTGCGCGAGGGAGGTGGTGGAGAGGTGCGAGAGTGGGGCATTGGGTGCGCTCGTGTTCACGAGCACGGCCGAGGTGGAGGGTTTGCTGAAGAGCCTGCGGGAGTTTGGGTGGACGAACTTGGGAGAACTGGTGAGTGAAAGGTGTCCGGAGATGGTGGTGGCGGCGCACGGGCCCGTCACCGCGGCAGGGGCGGAGCGGTTGGGGGTGAAGGTTGATGTGGTGAGCTCCAGGTTTGACAGTTTTGATGGTGTTGTTGATGCTCTTGGATTGAGATAA
- the LOC109005581 gene encoding leucine-rich repeat receptor-like protein kinase TDR gives MEILQRLSYNLLLASIFILASSAMDPYSEALLSLKSELIDDYHRLNDWLVPSGGNAAPGEVYACSWSGITCNKNNTIVIGLDLSMKNLNGVMSGKQFNVFNELVDLNLSYNSFSGQLPAEIFNLTSLRSLDISRNNFSGHFPVGISGLRNLVVFDAFSNSFSGSLPEEISQLGYLKVLNLAGSYFKGPIPSVYGSFKSLEFLHLAGNFLSGNLPPELGKLKTVTHMEIGYNTYEGSIPWQLGNMTELQYLDIAGANLYGQIPKQLSNLTKLQSLFLFRNQLTGLIPWELSKIIPLKSLDLSDNQISGPIPESFAELKDLRLLSLMYNEMNGTVPEGIAEIPSLETLLIWSNFFSGSLPHILGRNSKLKWVDASTNNFIGSIPPDICSGGMLSKLILFSNNFTGSLSPSLSNCSSIVRLRLEDNSFSGEIPFRFSHLSDITYVDLSRNKFTGGIPSDISQASKLQYFNISNNRELGGVIPAQSWSLPLLQNFSVSTCNVSGNIPPFQSCQSLAVVELNMNGLAGTVPKSVSNCRALERVDLANNNLSGHIPEVLASLPTLAVLDLSHNSFNGPIPVKFGDSSSLLLLNVSFNDITGSIPSEKLFRSMGSSAFVGNPQLCGAPLRPCVAILGSKGTGRLIWVLLLCAGVVIFIAASVFSAVYLQRGFRGQWKIVSFPGLPRFTVNDVLRSISSAESKETVQTQSDSACIAVLPTGITVLVRKIEWGAKRMRLMSELITRMGNARHKNLIRLLGFCYNKHLAYILYDCLPNGNLAEKIRMKRDWAAKCNIIVGIAKGLCFLHHDCYPAIPHGDLKSSNIVFDENMEPHLAEFGFKYLQQLNEGSFPADSNKETGEFNRAIKDELYMDVYSFGELVLEILTNGKLTNAGTSIHSKPTEVVVREIYNENEVDPRTSVQEEIKLVLEVASLCTRSRTCDRPSMEEALKLLSGLRLTRQ, from the exons ATGGAGATTTTGCAGCGCTTGTCTTACAATCTTCTCCTTGCTTCCATTTTCATCCTAGCATCATCAGCCATGGATCCGTACTCGGAGGCCCTTCTGAGCTTAAAATCCGAGCTTATAGATGATTATCACCGTTTGAATGACTGGCTTGTGCCTTCTGGAGGGAATGCAGCACCTGGAGAAGTATATGCATGTTCTTGGTCTGGCATCACTTGCAATAAGAATAATACCATTGTTATTGGTTTAGACTTATCTATGAAGAATCTTAATGGTGTAATGTCAGGGAAGCAATTCAATGTCTTCAACGAGCTTGTTGATCTCAACCTCAGCTACAACTCTTTCTCTGGGCAGCTTCCTGCTGAAATTTTCAATCTTACCAGTCTAAGAAGCTTAGATATCAGTAGAAACAATTTTTCTGGCCATTTTCCTGTTGGAATATCGGGTCTCCGGAACTTGGTTGTGTTTGATGCCTTCAGCAACAGCTTTTCAGGGTCATTGCCTGAAGAAATTTCTCAGCTTGGCTATCTCAAGGTTCTTAATTTAGCTGGGAGTTATTTCAAGGGGCCAATTCCATCAGTATATGGTTCTTTCAAGAGCCTTGAGTTTCTTCACCTGGCAGGAAATTTTCTGAGTGGTAATTTACCACCAGAACTGGGCAAACTTAAAACAGTGACCCATATGGAGATTGGCTATAACACTTACGAAGGAAGCATTCCCTGGCAATTGGGCAACATGACTGAGCTTCAGTATCTTGATATTGCCGGTGCAAACCTCTATGGCCAAATACCAAAGCAACTCTCCAATCTCACGAAGCTGCAATCACTTTTTCTCTTCAGAAACCAGCTCACTGGATTGATTCCATGGGAGTTAAGCAAAATCATTCCTCTTAAAAGCTTGGATCTCTCCGATAACCAAATTTCAGGGCCTATACCTGAGAGCTTTGCCGAGTTGAAGGACCTGAGACTGCTCAGTCTTATGTACAACGAGATGAATGGCACTGTCCCTGAAGGCATTGCAGAAATTCCATCCCTGGAAACTCTTCTTATATGGAGCAATTTCTTCTCTGGGTCACTTCCACATATCTTGGGTAGAAACTCCAAACTCAAGTGGGTGGATGCCTctacaaacaatttcattggCAGCATTCCTCCTGATATATGTTCAGGAGGCATGCTGTCGAAGTTGATCTTGTTTTCGAACAATTTTACCGGCAGTCTCTCACCATCTCTCTCTAATTGTTCTTCAATTGTTCGTCTTCGACTTGAAGATAATTCATTCTCAGGTGAGATCCCTTTTAGATTCAGCCATCTGTCTGATATCACTTACGTGGACTTGTCCAGGAACAAGTTCACAGGTGGGATTCCCTCAGACATATCCCAAGCTTCCAAGCTCCAATATTTCAACATCTCTAACAACCGAGAATTAGGAGGCGTCATCCCTGCACAATCATGGTCTTTGCCACTTCTTCAGAACTTTTCAGTGTCCACTTGCAATGTTTCAGGCAATATTCCTCCATTTCAATCTTGCCAATCCCTTGCTGTTGTTGAACTAAACATGAACGGTTTAGCAGGAACTGTCCCGAAAAGTGTTTCTAATTGCAGGGCTCTTGAGAGGGTGGATTTAGCAAATAATAATTTGTCAGGCCATATACCTGAAGTTCTTGCAAGTCTTCCTACTCTTGCTGTCTTAGACCTGTCACACAATAGTTTCAATGGCCCAATACCTGTCAAGTTTGGTGATTCTTCAAGCTTACTACTTCTGAACGTGTCTTTCAATGATATCACTGGTTCCATTCCCTCTGAAAAGTTATTCAGATCAATGGGTAGCAGTGCATTTGTTGGAAATCCTCAGCTATGTGGAGCACCCCTGAGACCATGCGTGGCAATATTGGGAAGCAAAGGCACGGGGAGGCTTATATGGGTCCTGCTACTGTGTGCAGGGGTGGTCATATTCATTGCAGCATCGGTTTTTAGCGCAGTTTATCTCCAGCGAGGATTTAGAGGCCAGTGGAAGATTGTCTCATTTCCCGGACTCCCTCGATTTACAGTAAATGATGTTCTGAGGAGCATCAGTTCTGCCGAATCAAAAGAAACGGTGCAAACACAATCGGATTCAGCTTGCATAGCAGTTCTGCCCACAGGTATAACAGTTTTGGTAAGGAAAATCGAATGGGGAGCGAAGAGAATGAGGCTCATGTCAGAACTAATAACACGAATGGGAAATGCGAGGCACAAGAATTTGATTAGATTGCTGGGATTTTGCTACAACAAGCATTTGGCTTATATATTGTATGATTGCTTGCCTAATGGGAATTTAGCTGAGAAAATAAGAATGAAAAGAGACTGGGCAGCCAAGTGCAATATTATAGTCGGAATTGCTAAGGGACTTTGTTTCCTTCACCATGATTGTTATCCAGCAATTCCTCATGGGGATTTGAAGTCGAGTAACATAGTTTTTGACGAAAACATGGAACCCCATTTGGCAGAATTTGGGTTCAAATATCTGCAACAGTTGAATGAAGGTTCATTTCCAGCAGATTCCAACAAGGAAACAG GTGAATTCAACAGAGCCATAAAAGACGAGCTTTACATGGACGTTTACAGCTTTGGAGAGCTCGTTCTGGAAATTTTAACCAATGGCAAGCTGACAAATGCAGGAACAAGCATACATAGCAAGCCGACAGAGGTGGTTGTGAGAGAAATTTACAATGAGAATGAAGTTGATCCTAGAACCTCTGTGCAAGAGGAGATCAAATTGGTTCTTGAAGTTGCTTCGCTCTGTACTAGGAGTAGGACCTGTGATCGGCCATCCATGGAAGAGGCACTGAAGCTGCTATCTGGGCTGAGGCTCACAAGACAGTAA
- the LOC109005572 gene encoding protein ENHANCED DISEASE RESISTANCE 2-like, producing METTSLGKSGSERSEKDGSSGSSSGAASEERGSFEYFGCVYHLGVNSIGREYCHLRFLFIRGKYVEMYKRDPHESPGIQPIRKGVVGPTLMVEEIGRRTVNRGDVYVLRFYNRLDETKKGEIACATAGETRKWMDAFDHAKQQAEYELSRRGSARNKLNMETEINLEGHRHRVRRYAHGLRNLIRIGQGPETLLRQSSDLGSSVRPDRYSERDSGDVVEAHEWKCVRTINGVRIFEDVADSKSGNGVLVKSVGVVDATADTVFEVILNVERHHRYEWDMLTGDLELIDSYDGHYDVVYGIFDPKYLTWWHSKRDFIFSRQWFHGQDGTYTILQFPTVHKKKPPRSGYRRTKISPSTWEVRSLNTPMDSNASRCLVTQMLEIHSSHWLGWKKNHFSKFEKSVPYAILCQVAGIKEYIEANPAFKHESATTVVHSKMCDISMSIGEYDEYEDAEMQDEFYDAIADDSSSSEDEESSNGEHEKKEMKVKLKNVSWAITSLALHRTSAPDANKELNPTVTPIIINPLQFQGSLHRGKDDTDANCWTSPSGMGFMIRGKTYLKDNSKVMGGDPLLKLIAVDWFKVDERIDNIALHPKCLVQSEVGKKIPFILVINLQVPAKPNYSLVLYYAADRPIKKRSLLARFVDGNDMFRDARFKLIPSIVEGYWMVKRAVGTKACLLGKAVTCKYFRQDNFLEIDVDIGSSSVARSVIGLVLGYVTSIVVDLAILIEAKEEAELPEYILGTVRLNKLRPDSAVHLEA from the exons ATGGAGACGACGTCTTTGGGGAAGTCCGGGAGTGAGCGGTCCGAGAAGGACGGGTCAAGTGGCTCCAGCTCCGGAGCTGCATCTGAAGAGAGAGGATCATTTGAGTACTTCGGGTGTGTTTACCATCTGGGAGTGAATTCGATCGGGCGCGAGTACTGCCACCTCCGCTTCCTCTTCATCCGGGGAAAGTATGTCGAGATGTACAAGCGCGATCCCCATGAGAGCCCTGGCATT CAACCCATTAGGAAGGGTGTCGTAGGGCCcacacttatggtggaggaaataGGGCGTCGGACGGTCAACCGTGGA GATGTTTATGTTCTAAGGTTTTACAACCGATTGGATGAGACAAAAAAGGGAGAA aTTGCTTGTGCTACAGCTGGGGAAACCCGAAAGTGGATGGATGCATTTGACCATGCCAAGCAACAG GCTGAGTACGAGCTTTCAAGACGAGGTAGTGCCAGAAACAAACTGAACATGGAGACCGA GATCAATCTGGAAGGGCATCGCCATAGAGTGAGGCGGTATGCACATGGCTTGAGAAACCTTATAAGAATTGGGCAAG GTCCAGAGACACTTTTACGCCAATCTTCTGATTTGGGATCTAGTGTTAGGCCAGATCGGTACAGTGAAAGGGACAGTGGAGATGTAGTTGAGGCACATGAGTGGAAATGTGTGCGGACAATTAATG gTGTTAGGATCTTTGAGGATGTTGCTGATTCCAAG AGTGGTAACGGTGTTCTTGTGAAGTCAGTTGGTGTTGTTGATGCAACTGCAGATACTGTTTTTGAAGTGATCCTAAATGTTGAGCGACATCATAGATATGA GTGGGATATGTTGACAGGTGATTTGGAGCTGATAGATTCTTATGATGGGCATTATGATGTTGTCTATGGGATATTTGATCCAAAATATCTTACGTG GTGGCATTCCAAGAGAGATTTTATCTTCTCTAGGCAATGGTTTCACGGACAAGATGGAACATATA CTATCTTGCAATTTCCAACAGTACATAAGAAGAAGCCTCCAAGATCTGGTTATCGTCGTACAAAAATTAGTC CATCTACCTGGGAGGTTAGAAGTTTAAACACACCCATGGATTCGAATGCTTCAAGATGTCTTGTAACTCAAATGTTGGAGATACATTCTTCACACTGGCTCGGATGGAAGAAAAACCACTTCTCAAAGTTTGAAAAGAGTGTTCCTTATGCGATACTATGCCAAGTGGCAG GTATAAAGGAATACATTGAAGCAAACCCAGCTTTCAAACATGAATCTGCCACCACAGTTGTCCATTCAAAAATGTGTGATATTTCTATGTCCATTGGTGAATATGATGAATATGAGGATGCAGAAATGCAGGATGAGTTTTATGATGCAATTGCTGATGACTCTTCATCatcagaagatgaagagagcAGTAATGGTGAACATGAAAAGAAG GAAATGAAAGTGAAGCTGAAGAATGTTTCATGGGCAATCACAAGCTTAGCTTTGCACCGAACTTCAG CTCCAGATGCAAATAAGGAACTGAACCCCACAGTAACTCCTATCATTATCAATCCTCTCCAGTTTCAAGGTTCATTGCACAGAGGAAAGGATGACACAGACGCAAACTGTTGGACTTCTCCAAGTGGTATGGGATTTATGATCAGAGGAAAGACTTATCTGAAAGATAATTCGAAG GTAATGGGAGGAGACCCTCTTCTCAAGCTCATAGCCGTTGATTGGTTCAAAGTTGATGAACGCATAGATAACATTGCACTGCATCCCAAGTGTCTTGTTCAG TCTGAAGTCGGAAAAAAGATTCCATTCATCCTTGTCATTAATCTCCAG GTTCCTGCTAAACCAAACTATAGCTTGGTCCTTTACTATGCCGCAGACAGACCCATAAAAAAGAGATCATTGCTTGCTAGATTTGTGGATGGAAATGACATGTTTCGGGATGCAAGATTTAAACTAATTCCAAGTATTGTGGAG GGGTATTGGATGGTCAAGCGTGCGGTCGGAACAAAAGCTTGCTTATTGGGGAAAGCTGTAACCTGCAAATATTTTAGACAAGACAACTTTCTGGAG ATTGATGTGGATATTGGTTCATCCTCTGTAGCAAGGAGTGTCATTGGCCTTGTTCTTGGATATGTCACAAGTATAGTTGTGGACCTGGCAATTTTGATAGAG GCAAAGGAAGAGGCAGAGTTACCTGAGTACATTCTTGGTACTGTTCGACTAAATAAGCTGAGGCCTGACTCTGCTGTACATTTGGAGGCTTGA